Proteins co-encoded in one Deinococcus sp. Marseille-Q6407 genomic window:
- a CDS encoding type II toxin-antitoxin system HigB family toxin — protein sequence MQGATYELNHVHDATYHNFADVRADYGSADWVSGFIVFNIGGNKYRLIVSPNFAGRFRTFFVKFVGTHQQYDDLDWETL from the coding sequence ATGCAAGGTGCAACTTATGAGCTCAATCACGTTCATGACGCTACCTACCATAATTTTGCTGACGTCCGAGCTGATTATGGAAGTGCCGATTGGGTCAGTGGGTTCATCGTATTCAACATTGGTGGCAATAAATATCGGCTGATTGTCAGTCCCAACTTCGCAGGCCGCTTCCGCACCTTTTTTGTGAAGTTCGTAGGCACCCATCAGCAATATGACGATCTGGACTGGGAGACCTTATGA